One segment of Sander vitreus isolate 19-12246 chromosome 20, sanVit1, whole genome shotgun sequence DNA contains the following:
- the pals1a gene encoding protein PALS1, with protein sequence MTTSHLNGHVAGEGGGGGGGDEELRGGQQHREMAVDCPGELGSRTLPLRRSAQLERIRQHQEDLRRRREEEGRQLDLNTSLRLRKLSQHPHIGIDNPTFLQDSYTSEQPALDNQHTHALLELEELLLSLKQVRGCLSDQQSQNDIELVLALLNKSDFQSALKIHNAVATSMHRPSPPYPHTQQALQLAMEARNLIQSSQNKEGLELHSLLSDTHIQSLLLAHDSIAEMEMQPEPLPAQGETMTQWGGETVKMVRIEKAQDIPLGATVRNEMESVVISRIVRGGAAERSGLLSEGDEILEINGIEIRGKDVNQVFDILADMHGLLTFVLIPSTQSRPPPVKESVIHVKAHFDYDPSDDPYVPCRELGLSFQKGDILHIISQSDPNWWQAYRDGDEDNQPLAGLVPGKSFQQQREAMKQTIEEDKEPEKSGKLWCAKKNKRKRKKLLYNTHRNDDIDNEEILTYEEMALYHQPANRKRPIALIGPTSCGQVELRQRLLNSQPERFAGAVPYTTRSRRDGELSGRDYHFVSRQTFEAELAAGKLIESGDFEKNLYGTSTDSVRQVINTGKICVLCLHTQALKVLRSSDLKPYIIFIAPPSQERLRALLTKDNKNPKPEELRDIIEKAREMEQSCGHLFDAVIVNLDQDKAYNELLRLINKLDTEPQWVPCSWLR encoded by the exons ATGACAACCTCCCATCTGAACGGCCATGTTGctggggagggaggaggaggaggaggaggagatgaagagCTAAGGGGAGGACAGCAGCACCGGGAAATGGCTGTCGACTGTCCCGGAGAGCTGGGAAGTCGAACGCTACCGCTCCGACGTTCTGCGCAGCTGGAGAGGATACGACAGCACCag GAGGATCTTCGCCGTCGTAGAGAGGAGGAGGGTCGGCAGTTGGACCTGAACACCTCGCTCAGACTCAGGAAGCTTTCGCAGCATCCCCACATCGGCATCGACAACCCCACATTCCTGCAAGACTCCTACACATCAGAGCAGCCAGCACTCGACaaccagcacacacacgcactgctGG agtTGGAGGAGTTGCTGCTGTCACTGAAGCAGGTCCGAGGCTGCCTGTCCGACCAGCAGAGTCAGAATGACATTGAGCTGGTTCTTGCACTACTAAACAAG tCTGACTTCCAATCAGCGCTGAAGATCCATAATGCAGTGGCCACCAGCATGCACAGACCCTCTCCtccatacccacacacacaacaggcaCTTCAACTGGCCATGGAG GCCAGGAATCTCATCCAGTCAAGTCAGAACAAAGAGGGACTCGAACTCCACAGCctgctgtcagacacacacatccag tcaTTGCTCCTGGCCCATGACAGCATAGCAGAGATGGAAATGCAGCCTGAGCCGCTGCCCGCCCAAGGAGAAACAATGACCCAGTGGGGAGGAGAGACTGTCAAGATGGTTCGCATAGAGAAAGCCCAAGACATACCACTG gGGGCAACTGTTCGTAATGAAATGGAAAGTGTAGTGATCAGTCGTATTGTTCGAGGCGGAGCAGCTGAACGGAGTGGACTTTTATCAGAAGGAGATGAAATACTGGAGATAAATGGCATAGAGATCCGAGGAAAAGATGTCAACCAAGTCTTTGATATTCTT gcggACATGCACGGCCTCCTGACCTTTGTGCTTATTCCCAGCACTCAGAGCAGACCTCCTCCTGTCAAGGAGTCTGTG ATCCATGTGAAGGCACATTTCGACTATGACCCATCAGATGACCCCTACGTGCCGTGCAGAGAGCTGGGCTTGTCTTTCCAGAAAGGAGATATTCTCCACATTATCAGCCAGTCAGACCCCAACTGGTGGCAGGCTTACAGGGACGGAGATGAGGATAACCAGCCACTAGCAGGACTGGTACCAG GGAAGagtttccagcagcagagagaagccaTGAAACAGACCATAGAAGAAGACAAGGAGCCGGAGAAGTCTG GGAAGCTGTGGTGTGCAAAGAAGaacaagaggaagagaaagaagctGCTGTACAACACTCACAGGAATGATG ATATTGATAACGAGGAGATTCTCACCTATGAGGAGATGGCACTGTACCACCAGCCGGCTAATAGGAAGCGGCCGATTGCACTGATTGGTCCAACCAGCTGCGGGCAGGTAGAGCTTCGACAGAGACTTCTCAACAGTCAACCAGAACGGTTCGCTGGAGCTGTACCCT acaCCACACGGAGCCGTCGAGATGGCGAGCTGAGTGGTCGAGATTACCACTTTGTGTCTCGTCAGACCTTTgaggcagaactggcagcag GAAAGCTGATCGAGTCTGGTGATTTTGAGAAGAACCTGTACGGGACAAGTACAGACTCAGTGAGACAGGTCATCAACACTGGAAAAATCTGTGTGCTCTGTCTGCACACACag gcTTTAAAGGTGCTGAGGAGTTCGGACTTAAAGCCTTACATCATCTTCATAGCTCCGCCCTCCCAGGAAAGACTCCGAGCCCTGTTGACTAAAGACAACAAAAACCCCAAG CCCGAGGAGCTGCGGGACATCATTGAGAAAGCCCGGGAGATGGAGCAGAGCTGCGGTCACCTGTTTGACGCCGTCATCGTCAACCTGGACCAGGACAAAGCCTACAACGAGCTGCTACGACTCATCAACAAACTGGACACTGAACCCCAGTGGGTGCCCTGCTCCTGGCTgcgctga